In the Topomyia yanbarensis strain Yona2022 chromosome 3, ASM3024719v1, whole genome shotgun sequence genome, one interval contains:
- the LOC131692126 gene encoding thiamin pyrophosphokinase 1-like isoform X1, which yields MTTKFGKKFSRAENMNMMQNEPIGSDGHRIDWQKQIFPALCTIVINSNNFKLRVATTWSPAYLIDASSCDDGLAVILLNRPILLHKEYFRSVWNNAKIRITVDGGTNRWVDFIKENIGTEAQLKPPDLATGDFDSCTDESMSYVMRLNCKIIKTPDQNATDFTKSLKALQSAGYDSEISRILVLCESSGRLDQIMANINTLFLARDILPNAFVFLRPSNSLSWLLPAGTHLIQIPPRLVHERIWCSLFPIGQRAVCRTSGLHWNLDNRVMEFGSLVITSNTYSSQEVQIQSGSAVLWSMETTPKDM from the exons ATGACTACAAAGTTCGGAAAAAAATTTTCCCGAGCGGAGAACATGAACATGATGCAAAATGAGCCTATTGGCAGCGACGGCCATCGAATCGATTGGCAGAAGCAGATTTTCCCCGCACTTTGCACGATAGTCATCAATTCGAACAATTTCAAG TTGAGAGTCGCAACCACATGGTCTCCGGCTTACCTAATCGATGCGAGCAGCTGTGATGATGGACTAGCCGTGATTTTGCTCAATCGGCCTATTCTACTGCACAAGGAATACTTTCGCTCAGTTTGGAATAATG CAAAAATCCGCATTACCGTCGACGGGGGTACGAATCGATGGGTGGACTTTATTAAGGAAAATATTGGCACAGAAGCACAATTAAAGCCACCCGATCTGGCAACGGGGGATTTCGATTCTTGCACCGATGAATCCATGTCGTACGTAATGCGGTTGAATTGCAAG ATAATCAAAACACCCGACCAGAATGCTACAGATTTTACAAAATCTCTCAAAGCGCTCCAGAGCGCCGGTTACGATAGCGAAATAAGTCGGATTCTGGTGTTGTGTGAAAGTTCTGGCCGGTTGGACCAAATCATGGCCAACATTAATACTTTGTTTCTGGCCCGTGACATTCTACCGAATGCATTTGTATTCTTGCGACCCAGTAACTCTCTCAGTTGGCTGCTACCGGCGGGAACCCACTTAATACAAATTCCCCCTCGGTTGGTACACGAACGTATCTGGTGTTCGCTTTTTCCTATTGGACAACGGGCCGTATGTAGAactagtggattgcactggaaCCTCGACAACCGGGTGATGGAGTTTGGCAGTTTGGTAATTACTTCGAACACTTACTCTAGCCAGGAAGTTCAAATTCAATCAGGGAGCGCCGTACTTTGGTCAATGGAAACGACCCCGAAGGATATGTGA
- the LOC131692128 gene encoding uncharacterized protein LOC131692128, whose amino-acid sequence MHMQHPEDRQECLDSEIQQYDANYEKFQFLIANYHPRLAAETDIYTEMAKEAQPTRSNKDETEINRLFGTQQKTTQRCQRTPHLGKAWRCPVMEQRKNPSKQSCKPRSTPVRNLSQQFTWTPRMQNRNHSTNWQPNLSSRKLRSSGFAMALKTSVTSVWLTTARGIRVGIGTIHVLAAQQVPHS is encoded by the exons ATGCACATGCAACACCCGGAAGATCGTCAGGAATGCTTGGACAGCGAAATTCAACAGTATGACGCTAACTATGAAAAGTTTCAATTCTTAATAGCCA ATTACCATCCGAGGTTGGCAGCCGAAACTGATATCTATACTGAGATGGCAAAAGAAGCACAACCTACTCGTAGTAACAAGGATGAAACGGAAATCAATCGCCTGTTCGGCACTCAACAAAAGACCACCCAACGTTGCCA ACGAACTCCACACCTCGGAAAAGCGTGGCGATGTCCGGTGATGGAACAGCGGAAAAACCCTTCAAAACAATCCTGCAAGCCACGAAGCACGCCGGTAAGGAACCTTTCTCAGCAATTTACGTGGACGCCAAGAATGCAAAATCGGAATCACTCTACCAACTGGCAGCCAAATCTCAGCTCAAGAAAATTAAGAAGCTCTGGGTTCGCGATGGCTTTAAAAACGTCGGTAACGAGTGTATGGCTCACAACCGCACGGGGGATACGGGTTGGGATTGGAACGATTCATGTGCTGGCTGCTCAACAGGTACCACATTCGTGA
- the LOC131687247 gene encoding zinc finger protein 546-like: MQICRACGQSLLGQDKCEDFQKYVNIYYHLTTIQLRERSDLSGLKVCSQCAHKLQEFDCFRKVCLQVHWRLHDVKFEPPDDDYVYVELECKAEDTNDQITGSFEANENDGDDDDDDDKPLMALRKVISTKSLSLPTENVIKSEDGETIPSKPNKKRAKWGSLKKLAEPREPLQTYSCDRCPRKFRVLLRLNAHKRTHDGLKPFECKLCGKDFAKWNNLKSHHIQKHTEDKIAIPCEHPGCGQTFATRQGLKRHRLRTHDPNYVLPDPTKFVCDSCGKTFSTNGALKKHQYVHTPNEMPFVCGLCGKKFPTSHKLKEHTMRHEGIKNHTCPFCGLRKTTMHELRSHIANVHSRARSYTCDICSSVFTNIGNLNRHVKIVHLGLKPYSCAVCNRRFGKSDHLKRHMKSHNYTSSSPRSLQPETQQTSIEQEPGLPAMVIPDQLSIICYFLKHYFRIKLRMHNVQLVCRICLSKDDGSDPFINIIPKEQPDSELPILVALGNICGLEVSPDDSYSKLICPKCHTRLEDAYNLRLLAQRSEVTFASMSPKSEADMMDDDFRMYLDSEDSASTISLESDDEFTDMDFESDEENSLVPYFNGRVQSANDGQACCACDEVFQSKKDLRKHSAEKHRTNKPAILVVGSEYKCNVCYEHFESTEAVAAHKAGKNNVRPPIQCEYCRCKFRVLEDMNEHKSTFHKDNLFKCCGCSSVFEDRIEFLTHCLFHKHKVKQKASQLKHPRKKYDCLVCYKQFKSLEEQRVHELAPYGIVRTLKSAKEVAASESKPVEKSTANGLCCGCFLVYETNSELKAHQDQVHKSNRTEKNKASEKNKAECGGCYRHFRSQFAVNKHLVMAASRKRFDCSKCPALRHTMQDIMNHYETHKGPKSFLCCGCPKRFDSTEELEEHSKEVHAKKPKIYHDGGVPVERPFECNVCYRRYNTRKDVRNHQQQSYTLKVFVCDICGMGFKQKAGLTTHLLTHETEAKYPCSECGKKYKTPEKVKACLFKHQNPRAHQCKICNAPFDSREKLNSHLISHSNERRYKCEICEKTFKRSFHKRKHMTQHSSEPWYTCRFCPSMYRSTIARSKHEVKHTKVHPYQCEICNKGLLTRDTYIKHYERHIDESDKVFQCDRCEVHYSKDHFLSNHLMYTHLVQPTDENWKKKFNRRKPGRQNVNETEPDAQSE; the protein is encoded by the exons ATGCAAATTTGTCGAGCATGTGGTCAAAGTCTTCTTGGCCAGGACAAATGTGAGGATTTCCAGAAATACGTTAATATTTACTATCATCTTACAACTATACAG TTGCGCGAACGTAGTGATCTGAGTGGCCTGAAAGTGTGTAGTCAATGTGCCCACAAATTGCAAGAATTTGACTGTTTTCGGAAGGTTTGTCTACAGGTTCACTGGCGACTGCATGATGTG AAATTTGAACCACCGGATGACGATTACGTTTACGTAGAATTGGAGTGTAAAGCGGAAGATACAAACGATCAGATTACTGGAAGTTTTGAAGCTAACGAGAACGACGGcgatgatgacgacgacgacgacaagcCCCTTATGGCATTGCGTAaagtaatttcgacaaaatctTTATCGCTGCCAACGGAAAATGTAATTAAATCAGAAGATGGTGAAACTATTCCCTCAAAGCCGAATAAAAAGCGCGCAAAATGGGGTAGCTTGAAGAAGCTAGCAGAACCAAGAGAACCGTTGCAGACATACAGCTGTGATCGATGTCCTCGGAAATTTCGGGTGCTGCTTCGTTTGAATGCACATAAACGAACCCACGACGGACTCAAGCCTTTCGAATGCAAACTATGTGGGAAAGATTTTGCAAAATGGAACAATTTAAAGTCGCATCATATTCAAAAGCACACCGAAGACAAAATTGCAATACCCTGTGAGCATCCGGGTTGTGGCCAAACCTTTGCCACAAGGCAGGGTCTAAAGCGTCATCGGTTGCGAACGCATGATCCGAATTACGTGCTGCCCGACCCTACAAAATTCGTTTGTGACAGTTGCGGAAAGACGTTTTCGACCAATGGAGCTTTGAAAAAACACCAGTATGTCCACACCCCGAACGAGATGCCTTTTGTTTGTGGACTGTGCGGCAAGAAGTTCCCGACGTCACACAAGTTGAAGGAGCACACAATGCGGCATGAAGGCATCAAGAATCATACCTGCCCGTTTTGCGGTTTGCGAAAGACAACTATGCATGAACTTAGAAGTCACATCGCCAACGTGCACTCGAGAGCTCGGTCATATACATGCGATATCTGCTCATCAGTTTTTACTAACATCG GCAACCTTAATCGACACGTTAAAATTGTCCATCTTGGTTTGAAGCCGTACAGCTGTGCAGTCTGCAACAGGCGTTTCGGAAAAAGTGATCACCTAAAGCGACACATGAAAAGTCACAATTACACTTCATCCAGCCCACGCTCATTGCAACCTGAAACTCAACAAACATCAATTGAACAAGAACCGGGTTTGCCGGCAATGGTAATTCCGGAC CAATTAAGTATTATATGTTATTTTCTAAAGCATtattttagaataaaattaaGAATGCACAACGTACAACTGGTATGTCGAATTTGCCTTTCCAAAGATGATGGTTCTGATCCTTTTATAAATATAATTCCGAAGGAGCAGCCG GATTCAGAATTACCTATACTCGTTGCTCTAGGAAATATTTGTGGATTGGAG GTTTCGCCGGACGATTCTTACTCGAAGTTGATATGCCCGAAATGTCACACCCGACTAGAGGATGCTTATAATCTGCGTTTGCTGGCTCAGCGGTCTGAAGTAACATTTGCCAGTATGTCTCCAAAATCGGAAGCAGACATGATGGACGACGATTTTCGCATGTACCTCGATAGCGAAGATTCGGCTTCAACAATCTCGCTTGAATCAGATGATGAATTTACCGATATGGATTTTGAAAGTGATGAAGAAAATTCACTTGTACCTTATTTTAATGGACGGGTGCAAAGCGCAAACGATGGACAAGCTTGTTGCGCATGTGATGAAGTGTTTCAAAGCAAGAAAGATCTGAGGAAACATTCAGCCGAGAAACATCGCACTAATAAACCAGCAATTTTAGTAGTAGGAAGCGAGTACAAGTGTAACGTCTGCTATGAACATTTTGAGAGTACAGAAGCGGTGGCAGCTCACAAGGCTGGTAAAAACAACGTCCGTCCGCCGATACAGTGTGAATACTGTAGATGCAAGTTTCGTGTCTTGGAGGATATGAACGAACACAAAAGCACATTCCATAAGGACAATCTGTTCAAATGTTGTGGTTGTAGCTCCGTATTTGAAGACCGAATAGAGTTTCTCACACATTGTCTATTTCACAAACATAAGGTGAAACAGAAAGCTAGTCAACTGAAGCACCCGCGAAAAAAATATGATTGTCTGGTATGCTACAAACAGTTCAAAAGTCTCGAAGAGCAACGAGTCCATGAACTGGCACCCTATGGAATTGTCCGGACCCTGAAGAGTGCTAAAGAAGTTGCAGCAAGTGAATCAAAACCGGTAGAAAAATCCACTGCTAACGGTTTATGCTGTGGTTGTTTTTTGGTCTATGAAACCAATTCCGAATTAAAGGCGCACCAAGATCAGGTGCATAAATCTAATAGAACAGAGAAAAATAAAGCTTCAGAGAAAAATAAAGCTGAGTGCGGGGGTTGTTACCGACATTTCCGCTCACAGTTTGCAGTTAATAAGCATCTGGTCATGGCTGCTAGCAGGAAACGCTTCGACTGTAGCAAATGCCCTGCGCTGAGACATACTATGCAGGATATCATGAATCATTATGAAACCCATAAAGGACCAAAATCATTCCTGTGCTGCGGTTGCCCCAAGCGATTTGATTCGACTGAAGAGCTAGAAGAACACTCAAAAGAAGTCCACGCCAAGAAGCCTAAGATATATCATGACGGTGGTGTACCGGTGGAGCGACCATTCGAATGCAATGTTTGTTACAGAAGGTACAACACCAGAAAAGACGTTCGTAATCATCAACAGCAATCATACACCTTGAAAGTGTTTGTATGCGATATTTGCGGAATGG GTTTTAAACAAAAGGCTGGTCTTACCACGCATCTTTTAACACACGAAACGGAAGCGAAATATCCGTGTTCCGAGTGTGGGAAGAAGTATAAAACGCCGGAGAAAGTTAAGGCCTGTTTATTTAAACATCAAAATCCCCGGGCCCATCAATGTAAGATATGCAATGCACCGTTCGATAGTCGCGAAAAATTGAACTCGCACTTGATCTCGCATTCAAACGAGCGTCGTTACAAATGTGAGATCTGTGAAAAAACTTTCAAACGTAGTTTCCATAAACGGAAGCATATGACCCAACACAGCAGTGAACCGTGGTATACCTGTCGATTTTGCCCATCTATGTACCGGAGTACCATAGCGCGTTCCAAGCATGAAGTAAAGCACACCAAGGTGCATCCTTATCAATGCGAGATTTGCAACAAAGGATTGTTGACGCGTGACACTTATATTAAGCACTACGAGAGGCATATTGACGAATCAGACAAGGTGTTTCAATGTGACCGTTGCGAAGTGCATTACAGCAAGGATCATTTTCTGTCTAATCATTTGATGTACACACACTTAGTTCAACCGACTGATGAAAACTGGAAAAAGAAATTCAATCGACGCAAACCAGGACGGCAAAACGTAAATGAGACCGAACCCGATGCACAGAGCGAGTGA
- the LOC131692126 gene encoding thiamin pyrophosphokinase 1-like isoform X2, producing the protein MAQQMSIIVATSTGYRPFLYPPPVDALDGSKLSMCLRVATTWSPAYLIDASSCDDGLAVILLNRPILLHKEYFRSVWNNAKIRITVDGGTNRWVDFIKENIGTEAQLKPPDLATGDFDSCTDESMSYVMRLNCKIIKTPDQNATDFTKSLKALQSAGYDSEISRILVLCESSGRLDQIMANINTLFLARDILPNAFVFLRPSNSLSWLLPAGTHLIQIPPRLVHERIWCSLFPIGQRAVCRTSGLHWNLDNRVMEFGSLVITSNTYSSQEVQIQSGSAVLWSMETTPKDM; encoded by the exons ATGGCACAGCAAATGAGCATCATAGTGGCCACGAGCACTGGATACAGGCCGTTCCTGTATCCGCCACCCGTGGACGCGCTCGATGGCTCTAAGCTGAGCATGTGT TTGAGAGTCGCAACCACATGGTCTCCGGCTTACCTAATCGATGCGAGCAGCTGTGATGATGGACTAGCCGTGATTTTGCTCAATCGGCCTATTCTACTGCACAAGGAATACTTTCGCTCAGTTTGGAATAATG CAAAAATCCGCATTACCGTCGACGGGGGTACGAATCGATGGGTGGACTTTATTAAGGAAAATATTGGCACAGAAGCACAATTAAAGCCACCCGATCTGGCAACGGGGGATTTCGATTCTTGCACCGATGAATCCATGTCGTACGTAATGCGGTTGAATTGCAAG ATAATCAAAACACCCGACCAGAATGCTACAGATTTTACAAAATCTCTCAAAGCGCTCCAGAGCGCCGGTTACGATAGCGAAATAAGTCGGATTCTGGTGTTGTGTGAAAGTTCTGGCCGGTTGGACCAAATCATGGCCAACATTAATACTTTGTTTCTGGCCCGTGACATTCTACCGAATGCATTTGTATTCTTGCGACCCAGTAACTCTCTCAGTTGGCTGCTACCGGCGGGAACCCACTTAATACAAATTCCCCCTCGGTTGGTACACGAACGTATCTGGTGTTCGCTTTTTCCTATTGGACAACGGGCCGTATGTAGAactagtggattgcactggaaCCTCGACAACCGGGTGATGGAGTTTGGCAGTTTGGTAATTACTTCGAACACTTACTCTAGCCAGGAAGTTCAAATTCAATCAGGGAGCGCCGTACTTTGGTCAATGGAAACGACCCCGAAGGATATGTGA
- the LOC131690361 gene encoding zinc finger protein 708-like encodes MNKSEPMCRICLFEDKTGSRSRFVSIFKQNEQFSQLNSEFTTIEALFDICGIKVLFEDVYPKVLCAACHFKLVKAYNLRKQAQRSQQTLTNMLNEQHQQDAKSAIQFQDKLDMAWAQPESDDEFIEEDLNTDEEAGLNWTPEVFDGQVEGSIDGQIRCCGCDATFDRKAQLRKHSFEEHRQLRPAVVEGSEYQCNICYAHFTSKALVVAHKTGKNNARPPKKCAFCKALFRTVPELDDHVRDIHSDNMFKCCGCDLSTTSRQRLENHSNMHKEADKRKWNRKRVTLNKYQCFICYDRFKNFETYRAHELLPYGISRKQQFEKDLSATLSLCCGCKKVFETIGELKIHQEQVHKPDAFEDETLPIECSGCFKRYQTSFKLKEHLRASKSSHSFECSKCVSARRTLEELLEHMKIHKGPRGFRCCGCFEEFDSQEKLKQHSEEHARTPKVYEDETEIERPFKCHICHKKYKCKVDIRHHQQNVYYDKVHVCDICGKGFRHPQTLTVHIASHKDKSEHKCPECGKKYKHELLVRSCLRRHKNPREYRCKICKGTFKARGNLTSHMISHSDERKYECCICNFSFKRPGHLKDHMLMHTSEQRFPCRFCSLVLRSQSERSTHEIRHSGQYPYQCEICGKQHTRRMLYIQHYETHKEDSAKVHACHMCTQRYSQDHFLANHLKYVHRIESADRSWDAKFQRLNHRKKSVRTTSTDVDNAGDEEMVAVETTNDSMVLDDK; translated from the exons atgaataaaagtgaACCTATGTGCCGAATTTGTCTGTTTGAAGACAAAACCGGCTCCCGTTCACGGTTTGTCAGTATATTTAAACAGAATGAACAATTTAGCCAATTG AATTCCGAGTTTACAACCATTGAAGCCTTATTCGATATTTGCGGAATAAAG GTATTATTTGAAGACGTATATCCAAAAGTACTATGCGCCGCGTGCCATTTCAAGCTAGTTAAGGCATATAACCTTCGCAAGCAAGCACAGCGCTCCCAACAAACACTGACCAATATGCTGAATGAACAGCACCAACAAGATGCAAAGTCTGCCATACAGTTTCAAGATAAACTGGATATGGCATGGGCGCAACCGGAATCAGACGATGAATTTATCGAAGAGGACTTAAATACTGACGAGGAAGCGGGACTGAATTGGACACCTGAGGTCTTCGACGGTCAAGTGGAAGGTTCGATTGATGGACAGATTCGTTGTTGCGGTTGTGATGCGACGTTCGATAGAAAGGCACAGTTGCGAAAACATTCTTTTGAAGAGCATCGGCAATTAAGGCCAGCGGTGGTGGAAGGAAGTGAATATCAATGTAACATCTGTTATGCTCATTTTACTAGTAAGGCCTTGGTGGTGGCTCATAAGACCGGTAAAAATAATGCTCGACCACCGAAGAAGTGTGCTTTCTGCAAAGCTCTTTTTCGCACCGTACCGGAATTGGATGATCACGTGAGGGACATTCATTCGGACAACATGTTCAAATGTTGCGGTTGTGACTTGAGCACAACCAGTCGACAGAGGCTTGAAAATCATTCGAATATGCACAAGGAAGCTGATAAGAGAAAATGGAACCGCAAGCGAGTGACATTAAATAAGTACCAATGTTTCATTTGTTACGATCGGTTTAAGAATTTCGAAACATACCGTGCTCATGAACTTCTACCCTATGGTATATCTCGGAAGCAGCAATTTGAAAAAGATTTGTCTGCCACATTATCCCTATGCTGTGGTTGTAAGAAAGTTTTTGAAACAATTGGCGAGCTTAAAATTCACCAGGAGCAGGTACATAAACCGGACGCCTTCGAAGACGAGACACTTCCGATTGAATGTTCCGGTTGTTTCAAACGCTACCAAACTTCGTTCAAGCTGAAAGAGCATCTTCGTGCGTCAAAAAGTAGTCACTCTTTTGAATGCAGTAAATGCGTATCGGCCAGGCGTACACTTGAAGAGTTGTTGGAACACATGAAAATACATAAAGGGCCAAGAGGTTTTAGGTGCTGTGGGTGCTTTGAAGAATTCGATTCTCAGGAAAAACTTAAGCAACATTCTGAGGAACATGCCCGAACACCCAAAGTATATGAAGATGAGACAGAAATCGAACGTCCTTTCAAATGCCACATTTGTCACAAGAAATACAAATGTAAAGTAGATATTCGTCACCATCAACAGAACGTGTACTACGATAAGGTACATGTCTGCGACATCTGCGGCAAAGGATTTAGACATCCGCAAACATTAACCGTACATATAGCATCACATAAAGACAAATCCGAGCATAAATGTCCTGAATGTGGAAAAAAGTACAAACATGAACTGCTCGTCCGCAGCTGTCTAAGGCGGCACAAAAATCCTCGTGAGTATCGTTGCAAAATTTGTAAAGGAACCTTCAAGGCCCGAGGCAACTTAACTTCGCACATGATTTCGCACTCCGATGAACGAAAGTACGAATGCTGCATTTGTAATTTTTCCTTCAAACGCCCCGGTCACCTCAAAGATCATATGCTGATGCATACGAGCGAGCAAAGATTTCCCTGCCGATTTTGCTCACTAGTTTTGCGCTCACAATCGGAGAGGAGCACTCACGAGATTCGACACAGCGGACAATATCCGTATCAGTGCGAAATATGTGGCAAACAGCACACAAGACGTATGTTATACATCCAGCACTACGAAACGCATAAGGAAGACTCGGCCAAGGTGCATGCATGTCATATGTGTACTCAACGGTACAGTCAGGACCATTTTTTGGCCAATCATCTCAAGTACGTGCATCGCATCGAATCTGCTGACCGAAGCTGGGATGCTAAGTTTCAACGACTAAATCATCGAAAAAAATCCGTCCGAACGACTTCAACAGACGTTGACAATGCAGGGGATGAAGAAATGGTTGCTGTTGAAACTACCAACGATAGTATGGTTTTGGATGACAAATAA
- the LOC131690362 gene encoding WD repeat-containing protein CG11141-like, translated as MELREWSPLVSLVGKLPTRVQRGILFHDVSITCVDFVDEFIALGTNVGIVFWYNRKNSAIERLQAEGSGELTCVRIISTVDFMVATGCRQGKINIFQIPKEAPPDVCLELLLKSKPTERYTVGGIHRTSLTNLVWSKNGMKLFSGDNSGTVVLTNINYQSKSCESWEIVNEKYEIIQLSLQKEYLLVSTTYRTVICVQEDPGKWRVTQIGKKDRKILSHFGAVFHTYHKKPQVVSARSGFRLWVADMVGDVAHTLIFKELIRTPSYEIPVLNPSRHPIRIPTTFGTLYPFQDKYLLSVANDALFVLDLDQMKVVASLTRLRKIIDISVSKHEILILESCRSLIRLSTLPDSSQTTILYKNLDLFATSDSDHQIVLADECIEQESFAEIASSSGCSNGVDSQCSGDDTVDFGQPLEESPSADGSHHIVTHLKKLELFETLNELKYDESILFKSGREMKRKHKTKINPIVEIGQIPKECEEEGIAGKH; from the exons ATGGAGCTGCGCGAGTGGAGTCCGCTTGTCAGTCTGGTAGGTAAACTTCCAACCAGAGTACAACGAGGTATCTTGTTCCATGACGTATCCATCACCTGTGTGGACTTCGTAGACGAATTCATTGCTCTCGGGACTAATGTGGGAATAGTGTTTTGGTACAATCGAAAGAACAGCGCCATCGAAAGATTACAGGCTGAG GGTTCCGGTGAGTTGACTTGCGTACGGATCATTTCAACAGTGGATTTTATGGTCGCAACAGGATGTCGGCAAGGAAAAATTAATATCTTTCAAATCCCCAAAGAAGCACCCCCGGATGTTTGCCTTGAACTTCTGTTGAAAAGTAAACCTACCGAGCGGTACACAGTCGGTGGAATTCATCGTACATCGTTAACCAATCTCGTATGGTCTAAAAATGGAATGAAGCTATTTTCCGGCGATAACTCTGGAACAGTAGTCTTGACGAACATCAATTACCAGTCAAAGTCCTGTGAGTCTTGGGAAATTGTTAACGAAAAGTATGAAATTATTCAGCTAAGTTTGCAAAAAGAATATCTACTGGTTTCAACAACTTACCGAACGGTTATTTGCGTTCAGGAAGATCCCGGCAAATGGCGAGTGACACAAATCGGTAAAAAGGACCGGAAAATACTAAGTCACTTCGGGGCCGTATTTCACACATACCATAAAAAACCTCAAGTAGTTTCTGCTCGATCTGGATTTCGGCTGTGGGTAGCAGATATGGTAGGAGATGTCGCACACACGTTGATCTTTAAAGAGTTAATCCGAACACCCTCCTATGAGATACCCGTTTTAAATCCCAGCAGGCATCCGATCCGAATTCCTACCACGTTCGGAACGCTATATCCATTCCAAGATAAATATTTGTTGTCGGTAGCCAATGATGCGCTTTTTGTATTGGACTTGGACCAAATGAAAGTTGTAGCCTCATTAACTCGACTACGCAAAATAATCGACATCTCAGTCAGCAAACATGAAATTCTAATTCTTGAAAGTTGTCGCTCTCTAATCCGTCTATCCACACTACCGGACAGTAGTCAAACCACAATATTATACAAAAATCTCGATCTTTTTGCCACAAGCGATAGCGACCATCAAATTGTGCTAGCGGACGAGTGCATCGAGCAGGAATCATTCGCAGAAATAGCCAGCAGCTCAGGTTGCTCAAACGGTGTCGACAGCCAGTGCAGTGGGGATGACACTGTTGACTTCGGTCAGCCACTAGAGGAAAGTCCTTCTGCTGATGGTTCGCATCACATCGTAACTCACCTGAAAAAACTGGAACTGTTTGAAACACTGAACGAACTAAAGTACGACGAATCAATACTGTTCAAAAGCGGACGGGAAATGAAACGAAAGCACAAAACCAAAATCAATCCAATTGTCGAGATCGGCCAAATCCCAAAGGAGTGTGAGGAAGAGGGAATTGCTGGGAAGCATTAA